The following are encoded together in the Prosthecobacter sp. SYSU 5D2 genome:
- a CDS encoding DUF2752 domain-containing protein produces MHWHRLALLMAVLVMLGWGAWLLRTEGPGGVPFLHGCQVRRWTGLCCPGCGMTRAASAALNGQFLEALRLNPLGMILLPLALVGLLPEMTAWVSKKPMAWRLRPGLKTTRLIVVAILVFTILRNLPGWPLA; encoded by the coding sequence ATGCACTGGCACCGGCTGGCACTCCTGATGGCCGTCCTGGTCATGCTGGGCTGGGGGGCGTGGCTGCTGCGCACGGAGGGGCCTGGTGGGGTGCCCTTCCTGCACGGCTGCCAGGTCCGGCGCTGGACGGGCCTATGCTGCCCTGGCTGCGGGATGACCCGGGCGGCCTCTGCCGCGCTGAACGGACAGTTCCTGGAGGCACTGCGGCTGAACCCGCTGGGCATGATCCTGCTGCCACTGGCACTGGTAGGATTGCTGCCGGAAATGACGGCGTGGGTGTCCAAAAAACCGATGGCCTGGAGGCTGCGGCCAGGGCTTAAGACGACCCGGCTCATCGTGGTGGCAATCCTTGTTTTCACGATATTGCGGAATCTGCCCGGTTGGCCGCTGGCTTAG
- a CDS encoding sulfatase-like hydrolase/transferase — protein MCRHLFHHAVFVLMAVLTPSQGLAEQKPNVLFIVLDDLNDWTGFLGGHPQARTPNMDRLAQSGMLFTNAHCAAPSCNPSRAAVFTGIPPHQSGIYNNSQKLRDVLPDKVLLPRHFSDHGYWSAGSGKLLHYIIDPSSWDDYFPEKTKDYPFPRTYVPSKRPVSLPVAGAWQYVETDWAALDLSDEEYGGDWLVSRWIGEQLQRKHDKPSFLACGIYRPHEPWFVPRKYYEPFPLNSIQTGPGYEANDLEDVPTAGRQVARNRYFEHIQKEGQWKQAIQAYLASIYYADAMVGRVLDALEKSPARENTIVVLWSDHGWHLGEKEHWQKFTAWRLCTRVPLIIHVPPGCPGLPGGTKAGSVCDQSVSLTSLYRTLSELCGIPSLPQAQVPSLVPLLKAPQGDWPHSAITQLSHPESYSVSQAHWRYIHYENGDEELYHTADDPYEKINLLHSTPKEEHLRRATELRSHAPAKAVPVPAVPLASLPALPWYPAGADPSPPSQPDGNPLSITFVNHREEPVDMFWISPAGEAKPFGRLHPAKTQERKSRPGVVWEFRSLQGKPLGYFKVGDRQARGDIPDTLSPGR, from the coding sequence ATGTGCCGTCACCTTTTTCATCACGCCGTCTTCGTTTTGATGGCGGTCCTCACACCGTCCCAGGGGCTGGCGGAGCAGAAGCCCAACGTGCTTTTTATTGTTCTGGATGACCTGAATGATTGGACAGGTTTCCTCGGTGGTCATCCCCAGGCCCGGACACCGAACATGGACCGCTTGGCGCAAAGCGGCATGCTCTTTACGAACGCGCACTGTGCTGCCCCATCTTGCAACCCCTCGCGGGCGGCTGTCTTCACCGGTATTCCTCCTCACCAATCAGGCATTTATAACAACTCCCAAAAATTGCGGGATGTACTCCCGGACAAGGTCCTGCTGCCTCGTCATTTTTCTGATCACGGTTACTGGTCTGCAGGTTCAGGCAAGCTGCTGCACTACATCATTGATCCCTCCTCTTGGGACGATTACTTCCCTGAAAAGACCAAAGACTATCCCTTTCCCCGTACTTACGTTCCTTCAAAGCGCCCTGTCAGCCTGCCAGTCGCAGGTGCGTGGCAGTACGTGGAAACCGACTGGGCTGCCCTGGATTTGAGCGATGAAGAATATGGTGGAGACTGGCTGGTGAGCCGCTGGATCGGCGAGCAACTCCAACGCAAACACGACAAACCCTCCTTCCTTGCCTGCGGCATCTACAGGCCTCATGAGCCTTGGTTTGTCCCCCGGAAGTACTATGAGCCATTTCCTTTAAACTCCATCCAGACCGGTCCCGGTTATGAGGCAAACGACCTGGAGGATGTGCCGACTGCCGGACGACAGGTCGCACGGAATCGTTACTTTGAGCATATTCAAAAGGAAGGGCAGTGGAAACAGGCTATCCAGGCTTATCTGGCGTCTATTTATTATGCCGATGCTATGGTCGGACGTGTCCTGGATGCGCTGGAGAAAAGCCCGGCGCGGGAAAATACCATCGTCGTCCTCTGGAGTGACCATGGCTGGCACCTGGGGGAGAAAGAGCACTGGCAAAAATTCACAGCATGGAGGCTATGTACCCGTGTACCCCTCATCATTCACGTGCCTCCCGGTTGCCCAGGCCTGCCAGGCGGCACCAAAGCTGGGTCTGTCTGTGATCAATCCGTCAGCCTAACCAGTCTTTACCGCACCTTGAGCGAGCTTTGCGGGATTCCCTCTCTGCCGCAGGCGCAAGTGCCCAGCTTGGTTCCCCTGTTGAAGGCCCCTCAGGGAGATTGGCCACACTCAGCTATCACGCAACTAAGCCATCCTGAAAGCTATTCCGTGAGCCAGGCTCATTGGAGATACATCCATTATGAAAACGGTGATGAAGAACTTTATCACACAGCTGACGACCCCTACGAAAAAATAAATCTCCTCCACAGCACGCCCAAAGAAGAGCATCTGAGGCGGGCCACGGAGCTTCGCAGCCACGCACCTGCGAAGGCTGTCCCCGTTCCGGCCGTTCCGCTTGCCTCACTGCCTGCACTCCCTTGGTATCCGGCGGGGGCTGACCCTTCTCCGCCCTCCCAGCCTGACGGCAACCCTTTGAGTATCACTTTCGTCAATCATCGGGAGGAGCCGGTGGACATGTTTTGGATTTCACCGGCTGGGGAGGCTAAGCCCTTTGGCCGCCTCCATCCGGCCAAGACCCAAGAGCGAAAGTCGCGTCCAGGGGTGGTTTGGGAATTCCGTTCCCTCCAGGGGAAACCTCTAGGCTACTTCAAGGTGGGGGACAGACAGGCCAGGGGAGACATTCCTGATACCCTTTCTCCTGGCCGTTGA
- a CDS encoding MATE family efflux transporter, which yields MHSLVSSPSSSNSPPEGWPSFGQECRATLKLSVPLVSGQLSQMLMGVADTVMIGSVGVVALGASTFANTLLAVPYVLGIGLLSSVSVRVSQAHGAQAPEDARQAVRHGTWLALGLGLLVLLSTAALIPLLPYFQQPAEVVEQAPVYLLTCAVSLIPALMTMVWKNHADALNRPWPAFWLILGSVLLNVLLNWLWIYGKAGFPAMGLEGAGYATLTARTVGAIALFVWLNRSPTVREWSPVRWLARTQQQGFASLLKIGGPASFHLLAEVTAFVTASLMIGSLGVVALAAHQVALTCIGTAFMVPLGVAMATTVRVGEIVGAQQRERLHRVLVGSWLFAVLFMSVSMTVFFIFGQPLAALFVGDADVVKAAAALLLVGSLFQLFDGLQVVSAAALRGVDDVKVPAWIAVLAYWAISLPLGWMLAIRMDWGATGVWAALAVGLAIAAVMLMWRAWRLLGVGKIPLSAQ from the coding sequence ATGCACTCTCTTGTTTCATCCCCTTCTTCTTCAAACTCACCCCCGGAGGGCTGGCCCAGCTTTGGCCAGGAATGCCGGGCCACGCTGAAACTGTCGGTGCCGCTAGTGTCCGGGCAGCTTAGCCAGATGCTCATGGGCGTGGCGGATACGGTCATGATCGGCAGTGTGGGCGTGGTGGCGCTGGGGGCCTCCACGTTTGCGAATACTTTGTTAGCCGTGCCGTATGTGCTGGGCATCGGGCTGCTGAGCTCGGTCTCCGTCCGGGTGTCGCAGGCTCACGGGGCACAGGCTCCGGAGGATGCACGGCAGGCCGTCCGGCATGGGACCTGGCTGGCGCTGGGCCTGGGGCTGCTGGTGCTGCTGAGTACGGCGGCGCTGATCCCGCTGCTGCCATACTTTCAGCAACCGGCGGAGGTGGTGGAGCAAGCGCCGGTTTACTTGCTGACCTGCGCAGTTTCCCTGATCCCCGCGCTGATGACCATGGTGTGGAAGAACCATGCCGATGCGCTGAACCGGCCCTGGCCGGCTTTTTGGCTGATCCTGGGCAGCGTGCTGCTGAACGTGCTGCTGAACTGGCTGTGGATCTATGGCAAAGCAGGCTTTCCGGCCATGGGTCTCGAAGGGGCGGGGTATGCCACGCTGACGGCGCGCACGGTGGGAGCAATCGCGCTTTTTGTCTGGCTGAACCGCAGCCCGACGGTGCGGGAATGGAGCCCGGTGCGCTGGTTGGCGCGCACGCAGCAGCAGGGGTTCGCCTCTCTGCTGAAGATCGGCGGTCCGGCGAGCTTTCACCTGCTGGCGGAGGTGACGGCTTTTGTGACGGCATCATTGATGATCGGCTCCCTGGGAGTGGTGGCGCTGGCGGCGCATCAGGTGGCGCTGACGTGCATCGGCACGGCCTTCATGGTGCCGCTGGGCGTGGCCATGGCTACGACGGTGCGCGTGGGGGAGATCGTGGGTGCGCAACAGCGGGAGCGACTGCACCGTGTGCTGGTGGGGAGCTGGCTGTTTGCCGTGCTTTTCATGTCGGTTTCGATGACGGTGTTTTTCATCTTTGGGCAGCCGCTCGCTGCGCTGTTTGTGGGTGATGCCGATGTCGTCAAGGCAGCGGCGGCACTGCTGCTGGTGGGCAGCCTTTTCCAGCTCTTCGACGGCCTGCAAGTGGTGTCCGCAGCGGCACTGCGAGGGGTTGATGATGTCAAGGTGCCGGCCTGGATCGCCGTGCTCGCTTACTGGGCCATCTCCCTGCCCCTGGGCTGGATGCTGGCCATCCGGATGGACTGGGGCGCGACCGGCGTCTGGGCCGCCCTGGCCGTGGGCCTGGCGATCGCGGCGGTGATGCTGATGTGGCGGGCTTGGCGGTTGCTGGGGGTGGGAAAAATTCCCTTATCAGCGCAATGA
- a CDS encoding ABC transporter permease, with protein MLRFLFSRLLQGFIVILGVLCITFVLLKSAPGSPMQSERNIPEHIRQQQAVVLGLDKPVYVQFWRHLVSFATFDFPASSKNPGRGVDEIIIQAFPVSATVALAALAIAIGVGIPMGALAAVRAHTFDDRACMFIATLGICTPSMVLGPVIALVLGLKLRWFNASGWYDWDDWILPSLTLGIIYSAYIARLTRGGLRETLAQDFIRTARAKGASEMAIVFRHSFKLACLPVLNYLGPTAAGLMTGSIVIETVFQLPGLGQHFVGAAVNRDFVLAMATAAFYAVLIIGFNLLVDFLQALINPRIGFKG; from the coding sequence ATGCTCCGCTTCCTCTTCAGCCGCCTCTTGCAGGGCTTTATCGTCATCCTGGGCGTGCTCTGCATCACCTTCGTGCTGCTGAAGAGCGCCCCTGGATCGCCGATGCAGAGCGAGCGGAACATCCCCGAGCATATCCGCCAGCAGCAGGCCGTTGTGCTTGGTCTGGACAAGCCGGTGTATGTGCAGTTCTGGCGGCATCTCGTCAGCTTTGCGACCTTTGATTTCCCCGCTTCCTCCAAGAATCCCGGACGTGGCGTGGATGAGATCATCATCCAGGCCTTTCCTGTCTCCGCCACCGTTGCCTTGGCGGCGCTGGCCATCGCCATTGGCGTCGGCATTCCCATGGGGGCGCTGGCCGCTGTCCGTGCCCATACCTTTGATGACCGGGCGTGCATGTTCATCGCCACCCTGGGCATCTGTACGCCCAGCATGGTCCTGGGGCCGGTGATCGCCCTGGTGCTTGGTTTAAAACTGCGCTGGTTCAATGCTTCCGGCTGGTATGACTGGGATGACTGGATCTTGCCATCCTTGACGTTAGGCATTATTTACAGCGCCTACATCGCCCGGCTCACCCGAGGCGGTCTGCGGGAAACTTTGGCGCAGGATTTCATCCGCACCGCCCGGGCCAAAGGCGCTTCGGAAATGGCCATCGTCTTCCGCCATTCCTTCAAGCTCGCCTGTCTGCCCGTGCTGAATTACCTCGGCCCCACCGCTGCCGGCCTGATGACCGGCTCCATCGTCATCGAGACCGTCTTTCAGCTCCCCGGCCTCGGCCAGCACTTCGTCGGTGCAGCGGTAAACCGGGACTTCGTTCTCGCCATGGCCACGGCCGCCTTTTACGCCGTCCTCATCATCGGCTTCAATCTCCTGGTGGACTTCCTCCAGGCGCTCATCAACCCCCGCATCGGTTTTAAAGGATGA
- a CDS encoding CD225/dispanin family protein, translated as MNWYFTQNGGAQQGPVSQDELTAKLASGELRQNDLVWREGMAEWVAASSVPELRQAAGGSPMPQTPVFSNPYQTPQAAGGLTGEMVPNYLWQSIVVTLICCLPFGIPAIIYASKVDGLMARGDFAGAREASKSAKMWCWVSFGVFMALFGIYILMVILGVAAGLTSAAAEGGAGF; from the coding sequence ATGAACTGGTATTTTACCCAAAATGGCGGTGCCCAACAGGGCCCGGTTTCGCAAGACGAACTGACCGCGAAACTCGCGAGTGGTGAATTGCGGCAAAATGATCTGGTGTGGCGCGAGGGGATGGCCGAGTGGGTGGCTGCATCATCCGTCCCTGAATTGCGTCAGGCTGCCGGAGGATCACCCATGCCGCAGACTCCGGTGTTTTCCAACCCGTATCAAACACCCCAGGCTGCTGGCGGGTTGACAGGGGAGATGGTGCCTAACTATTTGTGGCAGTCCATTGTGGTGACGCTGATCTGCTGCCTGCCATTTGGAATCCCGGCCATCATTTATGCCTCAAAGGTGGACGGGTTGATGGCCCGTGGAGATTTCGCCGGTGCCCGTGAGGCGTCCAAGTCTGCCAAAATGTGGTGCTGGGTGTCCTTTGGTGTCTTCATGGCTTTGTTTGGGATTTATATTTTGATGGTGATCCTTGGGGTGGCAGCAGGTTTGACCAGCGCTGCGGCTGAGGGTGGTGCCGGCTTCTGA
- a CDS encoding plastocyanin/azurin family copper-binding protein: MSAHPHPTSEESGSIWKIINVILAVVIAGFTLFWAVTLLIGSKAETSGWNDVEEVAEAAPAATTEAAAAPAAAAPVAGTDPAPAPAPAADAAPAVTAAGTTPAPAAAEITIKVDVANPLAYDLKEFSVKAGQAVKLTFNNVHPAVPQMHNLVIGVPGSKDKLLALAMQMATSPDGMAKGYVPESPDILYHTKLLQPNQSETLEFTAPAVGEYPYICTFPGHGVIMNGVMRVE, translated from the coding sequence ATGTCTGCGCATCCCCATCCAACTTCTGAAGAATCCGGCTCCATCTGGAAAATCATCAATGTCATCCTGGCCGTTGTTATCGCCGGTTTCACCCTGTTCTGGGCGGTGACACTGCTGATCGGCAGCAAGGCTGAGACCTCCGGCTGGAACGATGTGGAGGAGGTGGCCGAAGCTGCCCCAGCCGCCACGACTGAGGCAGCGGCGGCTCCTGCTGCTGCGGCTCCCGTGGCGGGCACAGATCCCGCCCCGGCTCCTGCGCCCGCTGCGGATGCGGCCCCTGCGGTCACGGCTGCCGGAACGACGCCTGCCCCCGCCGCTGCTGAAATTACCATCAAAGTGGATGTGGCCAACCCGCTGGCCTATGACCTCAAAGAATTCTCCGTGAAAGCCGGCCAGGCCGTGAAGCTGACCTTTAACAACGTCCATCCCGCCGTACCCCAGATGCACAACCTGGTGATCGGCGTTCCCGGCTCCAAGGACAAGCTGCTGGCCCTGGCCATGCAGATGGCCACCTCCCCGGATGGCATGGCGAAAGGCTACGTGCCTGAATCCCCGGACATCCTTTACCACACCAAGCTGCTGCAGCCCAACCAGAGCGAGACGCTCGAATTCACCGCCCCTGCCGTGGGCGAGTATCCCTACATCTGCACCTTTCCCGGTCACGGCGTGATCATGAACGGCGTGATGCGGGTGGAGTAA
- a CDS encoding ABC transporter permease, translated as MSTVTSESPGQRAWRRLTRSRITVAAMLSLVALIALCLLGPLFSPYGQNDQDLELQATAPSAAHWLGTDPLGRDLATRILVGGRISLLVGILATAVASVIGVGYGLIAGLTGRRVDALMMRLVDILYAFPFITFVIILVVIFGRELWLIFVAIGAVEWLTMSRVVRGQVMALKNLEFVLAARASGAGFWHILYKHMLPNVMGPVIIYASLTVPGVMLLEATLSFLGLGIQPPNASWGVLIREGADNMETYPWLLIGPGLFFSATLLALNLIGDALRDALDPKSMAGE; from the coding sequence ATGAGCACAGTCACCTCCGAATCCCCCGGCCAGCGCGCCTGGCGTCGGCTCACCCGCAGCCGCATCACCGTCGCCGCCATGCTTTCACTGGTGGCCCTCATCGCCCTCTGCCTCCTCGGCCCGCTTTTTTCCCCCTATGGTCAGAACGATCAGGACCTGGAGCTCCAGGCCACCGCGCCCTCCGCCGCCCACTGGCTCGGCACGGATCCCCTGGGGCGTGACCTGGCCACGCGCATCCTCGTCGGCGGGCGCATCTCCCTCCTCGTCGGCATCCTGGCTACCGCCGTCGCCTCCGTCATTGGTGTCGGTTACGGCCTTATCGCCGGGCTCACCGGCCGCCGTGTGGATGCTCTCATGATGCGCCTGGTGGATATCCTGTATGCCTTTCCCTTCATCACCTTTGTCATCATCCTGGTGGTGATCTTCGGGCGGGAGCTGTGGCTCATCTTTGTCGCTATTGGTGCGGTAGAATGGCTCACCATGTCGCGCGTTGTACGCGGCCAGGTGATGGCTTTAAAGAACCTGGAATTCGTCCTCGCCGCCCGAGCCAGCGGGGCCGGTTTCTGGCACATCCTGTATAAGCACATGCTGCCCAATGTCATGGGCCCCGTCATCATTTACGCCAGCCTCACCGTCCCCGGCGTCATGCTGCTGGAGGCCACCCTCAGCTTCCTCGGCCTCGGAATCCAGCCCCCGAATGCCAGCTGGGGTGTCCTCATCCGCGAAGGCGCCGACAACATGGAAACCTACCCCTGGCTGCTCATCGGCCCCGGCCTCTTCTTCAGCGCCACCCTCCTCGCCCTGAATCTCATCGGCGATGCGCTACGAGACGCCCTGGATCCGAAGTCCATGGCGGGGGAGTAA
- a CDS encoding DUF1501 domain-containing protein: MFRIPGALGKDLCDKDLGMTRRDILRVGGASMMGLTLNGMFRAQAASVNSPAAGRVGWGKAKHVLMIYLQGGPSHLDLWDPKENVPDKVRSAFKTIPTKVPGHHFTEILPQLAKVNDKFTMINSMSYTPNGLFNHTAAIYQIMTGYTTDKVSPSGQLEPPNAKDFPNFGSNIIRLKPMDEPMLPFVMLPRPLQESNVVGKGGTAGFLGKAYDPYTLYPDGDDLDMGKMDRIKIEDLQLRPDLFSVRLQRRAKLRDAINDQMPTIEAAVKDMSLDSYYDQALNLIASGRARDAFALDRESPKLRDRYGRNTFGQSCMLARRLIEAGTRVVELIWPKVANSDNHSWDHHVGLTQRMKNQSGPMLDQGLSALFEDLDSSGLLDETLVVALGEFGRSPEKGVSTSGNGNSADGRDHWPYCYTAVIGGAGIKRGYIHGKSDKTGSSPLEDPVHPTELLATIYHAVGIDPETIVYNHLNQPRELVKAKPVTKLFA; encoded by the coding sequence ATGTTTCGTATTCCTGGAGCCCTCGGCAAAGACCTGTGTGACAAAGACCTGGGCATGACCCGGCGCGACATCCTGCGTGTGGGCGGTGCCTCCATGATGGGCCTCACGCTCAACGGCATGTTCCGTGCGCAGGCCGCCTCCGTCAATTCTCCCGCCGCCGGCCGTGTCGGCTGGGGCAAGGCCAAGCACGTCCTCATGATCTATCTCCAGGGCGGCCCCAGCCACCTGGACCTTTGGGATCCCAAGGAAAACGTGCCGGACAAGGTGCGCTCCGCCTTCAAGACCATCCCCACCAAAGTTCCCGGCCATCATTTCACCGAGATCCTGCCGCAACTGGCCAAGGTGAACGACAAGTTCACCATGATCAATTCGATGAGCTACACGCCTAACGGATTGTTCAACCACACGGCTGCCATCTACCAGATCATGACCGGCTACACGACGGACAAGGTCAGCCCCTCCGGCCAGCTTGAGCCACCGAACGCCAAGGACTTCCCAAACTTCGGCAGCAACATCATCCGCCTGAAGCCCATGGATGAGCCCATGCTTCCTTTCGTGATGCTGCCGCGCCCGCTGCAGGAATCCAACGTCGTCGGCAAAGGCGGTACCGCCGGTTTCCTGGGCAAGGCTTATGATCCCTACACCCTCTATCCGGACGGCGACGACCTGGACATGGGCAAGATGGACCGCATTAAAATCGAAGATCTCCAGCTCCGCCCGGACCTCTTCAGTGTCCGCCTCCAGCGCCGTGCCAAACTGCGCGATGCCATCAATGACCAGATGCCCACTATCGAGGCCGCTGTGAAGGACATGAGCCTCGATAGCTACTATGACCAGGCCCTGAACCTCATCGCCAGCGGCCGTGCCCGCGATGCCTTCGCCCTGGACCGTGAATCTCCGAAACTGCGCGACCGCTATGGCCGCAACACGTTCGGCCAGAGCTGCATGCTCGCCCGCCGTCTCATCGAGGCTGGCACCCGCGTGGTGGAGCTCATCTGGCCCAAGGTCGCCAACTCGGACAACCATTCCTGGGATCACCACGTCGGCCTGACCCAGCGCATGAAGAACCAGAGCGGCCCCATGCTGGACCAGGGCCTCAGCGCCCTCTTTGAAGATCTGGACTCCAGCGGCCTGCTGGATGAAACCCTCGTCGTCGCCCTTGGCGAATTCGGTCGCAGCCCGGAAAAAGGCGTCTCCACCTCCGGCAACGGCAACAGCGCCGACGGTCGCGACCACTGGCCTTACTGCTACACCGCCGTTATTGGCGGTGCCGGCATCAAGCGCGGTTACATCCATGGCAAGTCCGACAAAACCGGCTCGTCACCCCTCGAAGACCCCGTGCACCCCACGGAGCTTCTCGCCACGATTTACCACGCCGTCGGCATTGATCCTGAGACCATCGTTTACAACCACCTCAACCAGCCCCGCGAGCTGGTGAAGGCCAAGCCGGTGACGAAGCTGTTCGCCTGA
- a CDS encoding thioredoxin domain-containing protein, translating to MSDPTPKHTNALIREKSPYLLQHAHNPVNWLPWGDEAIARAKAEDKPIFLSSGYSTCHWCHVMERESFENEEIAAYINEHFIPVKVDREERPDVDLTYMTYVQAASGGGGWPMSVFLTPDLKPFFGGTYFPPENAQGRIGFKNLLIELQKAWMEDREKVLASSDRSISKLQEYLDGENADTPVETDALVQKAYDDLSSSYDYHEAGFSSAPKFPRSSPISLLLRIHLAWQKDEARKSEADWAAEMSVKTLRAMANGGMWDHVGGGMHRYSVDGYWHIPHYEKMLYDQGQLLWAYADGYLITQSPFLADVARDIVTYVVRDMRHEKGGFYSAEDADSYAQEGDDHKKEGAFYVWKASEIDEILGKEEGSIFRYSFGARRDGNARPESDPHNELTGLNTLFRAFSIKKTAEFFKKTPEEILDIQARGLKLLFEARAKRIRPHLDDKIITAWNGLLISGLARAGAALGEASFLKLAAEAAQFLHDELCATPGKGLHRSWRAGERGPKGFAADYASLIHGLLDLYQAEFDAKWLQWAAALQEEMDSLFLDKKNGGYYSVHTDMAHSVLRIKEDYDGAEPSPNSLAALNLARLAAMLDHKAYADEAAKIITLFGKTLQESPAAVPVLVMAADFLERGKQQIVLAGDKSSPEFQALAAIVHHRLLPHAVLLHADGGAGQAWLGSKNEALAAMQPVNGKPAAYVCQNYTCQAPVTSGEALEKLLA from the coding sequence ATGAGCGACCCAACCCCCAAACACACCAACGCCCTCATCCGCGAAAAGTCGCCGTACCTCCTCCAGCACGCGCACAATCCCGTCAACTGGCTGCCCTGGGGGGACGAGGCCATCGCCAGGGCCAAGGCTGAGGACAAGCCCATCTTCCTCTCCAGTGGCTACTCCACCTGCCACTGGTGCCACGTCATGGAGCGGGAATCTTTTGAAAACGAGGAAATCGCCGCATACATCAATGAGCACTTCATTCCCGTGAAGGTGGACCGCGAGGAGCGTCCGGACGTGGACCTCACTTACATGACGTATGTCCAGGCCGCCAGCGGCGGCGGTGGCTGGCCCATGTCCGTCTTCCTCACGCCGGACCTGAAGCCATTCTTCGGCGGCACCTATTTTCCGCCGGAAAACGCCCAGGGCCGCATCGGTTTTAAAAACCTGCTCATCGAGCTGCAAAAAGCCTGGATGGAGGACCGCGAAAAAGTCCTGGCCAGCTCTGACCGTTCCATTTCCAAACTCCAGGAATACCTGGACGGCGAAAACGCCGACACCCCGGTGGAGACCGATGCCCTGGTGCAAAAGGCCTATGACGACCTCTCCAGCAGCTACGATTACCACGAGGCTGGCTTCAGCAGCGCGCCCAAATTCCCCCGCTCCAGCCCCATCAGCCTCCTCCTGCGCATCCACCTCGCCTGGCAGAAGGATGAGGCCCGCAAAAGCGAGGCCGACTGGGCCGCTGAGATGTCCGTGAAAACCCTGCGCGCCATGGCCAATGGCGGCATGTGGGACCACGTGGGCGGCGGCATGCACCGCTATTCTGTGGATGGTTACTGGCACATCCCGCACTATGAAAAAATGCTCTATGACCAGGGCCAGCTCCTCTGGGCCTATGCGGATGGCTACCTCATCACCCAGTCCCCCTTTCTCGCGGATGTGGCGCGTGACATTGTCACCTATGTGGTGAGGGACATGCGCCATGAAAAAGGCGGCTTTTACTCTGCTGAAGATGCCGACAGTTATGCCCAGGAAGGCGACGACCATAAAAAAGAAGGCGCGTTTTACGTCTGGAAGGCCAGCGAGATTGACGAGATTCTCGGCAAGGAAGAGGGAAGCATTTTCCGCTACTCCTTCGGTGCCCGTCGCGATGGCAATGCCCGCCCGGAGAGCGATCCGCACAACGAGCTGACCGGCCTGAACACCCTCTTCCGCGCTTTTTCCATCAAGAAAACCGCCGAGTTCTTCAAGAAGACTCCGGAGGAGATCTTGGACATCCAGGCCCGGGGTTTGAAGCTGCTTTTCGAAGCCCGCGCCAAGCGCATCCGCCCGCATCTGGATGACAAGATCATCACCGCCTGGAACGGCCTCCTCATCTCCGGCCTGGCCCGTGCCGGGGCCGCCTTAGGAGAAGCCAGCTTCCTCAAACTCGCCGCCGAGGCCGCGCAGTTTCTCCATGACGAACTCTGCGCCACCCCCGGCAAAGGCCTGCACCGGAGCTGGCGCGCCGGCGAGCGCGGCCCCAAAGGTTTCGCCGCCGATTACGCCAGCCTCATTCACGGCCTGCTGGATCTCTATCAGGCCGAATTCGATGCGAAGTGGCTGCAATGGGCCGCCGCCCTTCAGGAAGAAATGGACAGCCTCTTTCTCGACAAGAAAAACGGCGGCTACTACAGCGTCCACACCGACATGGCCCATTCCGTCCTGCGCATCAAAGAGGACTACGACGGTGCCGAGCCCTCGCCGAATTCCCTCGCCGCGCTCAATCTCGCCCGCCTCGCCGCCATGCTCGACCACAAAGCCTATGCGGACGAGGCCGCAAAGATCATCACCCTCTTTGGCAAGACACTTCAGGAAAGCCCCGCCGCCGTCCCCGTCCTCGTCATGGCGGCGGATTTCCTGGAGCGCGGCAAGCAGCAGATCGTCCTCGCCGGGGACAAGTCCTCGCCCGAATTCCAGGCGCTCGCCGCCATCGTCCATCACCGCCTGCTGCCTCACGCCGTGCTTCTGCACGCCGATGGCGGCGCAGGCCAGGCATGGCTGGGCAGCAAAAACGAAGCCCTTGCCGCCATGCAGCCCGTGAATGGAAAACCCGCCGCCTACGTCTGCCAAAACTACACTTGCCAGGCCCCTGTCACTTCCGGGGAAGCGCTGGAGAAGCTGCTGGCCTGA